From the genome of Burkholderia pyrrocinia:
CGCCCCCGACCGAGAACCCCGACATGACCACCATCCGCAAGCTGACCGACGCGCTGTCGGTCTCGCCGCAGATCACGGCGGCCGACTTGGCCGCGCTTCACGCGGCGGGCGTCCGCGCGATCGTCTGCAACCGGCCCGACGGCGAAGGCCCCGACCAGCCGACCGTCACCGAGATCCGCGCGGCGGCCGCGCCGCTCGGCATCGACGTGCATTACCTGCCGGTCGATACGGGCAAGGTGACCGACGACCAGGCCGCGCAGTTCGGCGCGCTCGTCGCATCGCTCGACGGCCCGGTGCTCGCATACTGCCGCAGCGGCACGCGTTCGGCCACGCTGTGGGCGCTGTCGCAGGCCGGCCTGCGCCCGCTGAACGACATCGTCGCGACGGCCAATGCGGCCGGCTACGACCTGCGCGCGGTCGCATCGCGCGTCACGCAAGGCGGCCGGCAGGCCGCGCCGGCCGTCGACGCGCGGCACGACATCGTGATCGTCGGCGCGGGCGCGGCCGGTATCGCGGTCGCATCGAGCCTGCTCGCGCGCGATGCGTCGCTCGACATCGCGGTGATCGATCCGGCCGACGTCCACTACTACCAGCCGGGATGGACGATGGTCGGCGCGGGCGTGTTCCGGCCCGAGACGACCGCGCGCGACATGACCGACGTGCTGCCGCGCGGCGTGCACCGGATCCAGGCCGCCGTCGCGGGCTTCGAGCCCGACGCGCACACGGTCGTGCTCGACGGCTGCCGGCGCATCGGTTACCGCAAGCTCGTCGTGTGCCCGGGGCTCAAGCTCGACTGGCACGCGATCGAAGGCCTCGCCGACACGCTCGGCCGCAACGGCGTCACGTCGAACTACCGCTACGATCTCGCGCCGTATACGTTTGAACTCGTCCGCTCGTTCCGCGGCGGCAATGCGCTCTTCACGCAGCCGCCGATGCCGATCAAGTGCGCGGGCGCACCGCAAAAGGCGATGTACCTGTCGTGCGACCACTGGCGGCGCGCGGGGCGCCTCGAGGCCGCGAACGTCGAGTTCCTGAATGCGGGCGGCGCGCTGTTCGGCGTTGCCGACTACGTGCCCGCGCTGATGGAGTACGTGAAAAGCTACGACATCGCGCTGTCGTTCGGCCATAACCTCGTCGCGATCGACGGGCCCGCGCGCCGCGCGACGTTCGCGCGCGCGCTGCCGGACGGCGGCAAGGAAACCGTCGTGCGTTCGTTCGACATGATCCACGTCGTGCCGCCGCAGAAAGCGCCCGACTTCGTGCGTTCGAGCCCGCTCGCCGACGCGGCCGGCTGGATCGACGTCGATCCGGCGACGCTGCGGCACAAGCACTTTCCGGACATCTACGCGCTCGGCGACGCCACCAACACGACCAATGCGAAGACGGCCGCGGCCGCCCGCAAGCAGGCGCCCGTCGTCGCGCACAACCTGCTTGCATCGCTCGGCCGCGCGCACGGCGACGCCGCGTACGACGGCTACGGCTCGTGCCCGCTCACCGTCGAGCGCGGCAAGATCGTGCTCGCCGAGTTCCTGTACGGCGGCAAGGTCGCGCCGACCTTCCCCGCCTGGCTGATCGACGGCAAGCGCCCGTCGCGGCTCGCGTGGCTGCTCAAGGAACGCGTGCTGCCGCCGCTCTACTGGAAAGCGATGCTCAAGGGCCGCGAATGGCTCGCGAAGCCCGCGATCGCACGTTGACCGGAGCCCGATGACGTCATGCTGATTTCCCTCGTACTCGGCGGCTTCGTCGGCGCCGTGCTCGGCCTGACCGGCGCCGGCGGCGGCATACTCGCGGTGCCCGCGCTCGTCGTCGGCATGAGCTGGCCGATGCAGCAGGCCACGCCGGTCGCACTCGTCGCGGTGGCCGGCAGCGCCGCTCTCGGCGCGCTCGAAGGCTTCCGCCGCGGGCTCGTGCGCTATCGTGCCGCGCTGCTGATGGCCGTGGCCGGCGTGCCGCTGACCACGCTCGGCGTGCGGCTCGCGCACGTGCTGCCGCAGCGCCTGCTGCTCGCGCTGTTCGCGCTGACGATGCTGATCGTCGCCGGCCGCCTGCTGCGGCAGGCGCTGCGGCACGCGCCCGCCGACCCGGACGCGTCGCCGCTGTGCGTCGGCCGCGTGAATCCCGATACGGGCCGTCTCGTGTGGTCCTGGCCGGTCGGCTTCGCGCTGGCGTCGACCGGCGCGATGACGGGCCTGATGACGGGGCTGCTCGGCGTCGGTGGCGGCTTCGTGATCGTGCCGATGCTGCGCAAGTTCACGAACGTGTCGATGCACGGAGTCGTCGCGACATCGCTGATGGTGATCGCGCTGGTCGGCACCGGCGGCGTGTTCGCGACGCTCGTATCGGGCACGCGTGCGCCGCTCGACGTGACGCTGTGGTTCACCGTCGCGACCGCGCTCGGCATGGCCGCCGGCCGCGGTGCGTCGCGGCATCTTGCCGCGCGACACGTGCAGGCCGGCTTCGCGGCGGTGCTCGTATTCGTCGCGCTGGGGTTGCTGGGCAAGGCCGCATTCGGCGCGTAATCCGGCGCACGACCCGGACGCGGGAATCGAACCCGCGTCCGGCCCGCGACGCCCTTCGTCCGTCGTGAATTTGTCAGGACCGCATGCTAGACTCGCCGCCGCGCGCCCGTACGTCGCGCGTCGAAAACGAATAATTATTCAGGAGTCCGGCCATGCTCGTCCCATCCGTCAGCCGCGCGGCTGTCGCCGCACTGATGCTCGCTCCACTTACTGCGCTCGCCACGCCCGCCTACACGGCGGCGCTGACGCTCGCCAGTCTCTCGCCGTCGGTCGGCGGGACCGACAAGGCGACACTGAAACTCACCAACACCGGCACCGATCCAGCCGCCGCCGGCCTCTTCATCGGCATGCCGGCCGGCTTCACCGCCAGCGGCTTCACGAACGCGTGCGGCGGCACGCTGGCCAGCGACGGCACGGCGCAGGTCGCGCTGTCGGGCGCGACCGTGCCGGCCGGCGGCACCTGCACGTTCAGCTTCACGCTCGATGTGCCGCCCGTCGCGTCGCTTCCGCCAGCGGGCGCGCGCAGCTTCACCGTCACGGGCAACCCGGCACCCGGTCTCGCGACGCTTTCCGCCAGCACCGCGCCGACGCTGTCCGGCTTCCTCGGCGCCACACCGGGCCTTTACAGCAACACGTGGTTCCCGTCGACGGTGCGCAGCGTCGGCACGCTCGACCTGTTCATCACGCCGCGGACCGACCCCGGCCCGAACTCGAACGTATTCTGGTCGAACCAGGTCAATTCGCTGCACGGCTACACCGGCCTGCAGTCGACCGAGCTCGTGTCGGCCAGCGAAGGCACCGGCCGGCAATTCCTGTTCAGCCTGTGGGGCGCGACGGCCGCGAAGCCCGGCACGCCCGCCAGCGCCGGCATCGGCGCGGGCAGCTACTGCACGGTCAGCGGCTCGGCGACGGACGGCAGCGCGGGCGCGCAGTGCCGCTACCGCTACGACTGGCAGGCCGGCCACACGTACCGGTTCCGCATCACGCCGGACACGAGCCAGGGGCCCGGCTGGTTCAAGAGCAACGTCACCGACGTGACGGCCGGCTCGGCCGGCGACAGCTTCGACATCGGCAGCATCTACGTCGGCACGACGCAGACGCAGGTGCCGGTCTCGTCGATCAGCCAGTGGGTCGAATATTTCGACTGGAACTCGAGCCGCACGAGCTGCACGTCGATCGCGTACACCGACGCGCAGTTCAGCATCCGCGCGTATGACGCGATCGGCAACGCGGTGGCCGTGCCCGCGCCGTCGGTCACGGTCAACAAGACCTGCCCCGCCAGCGATGCGAACGCATCCGTGTCCAACGGCGTCGCGACGCTGATCGGCGGCCCGCAGCAATCGGCGGCCGGCGTCGTGAAAGCGAACGGCGCGTGCCTGACCGCGTCGGGCGGCCTCGCCGACGGTCATCCCGCGGTGCTCGGCGCGTGCCCGACGCTCGCGTCGGTACGCGCCTCCGGCGGCACGCACTTCAATCCGCAACTGTGGGTCGCCGCGGGCGACGGCACGCTGCAGACCAAGTACAGCTACTGCCTCACCGCACAGGCACCGAGCGCGGGCAACGGCGCGCTGCTGCGCACCTGCGTCGCCGGCGAGGCCGATCAGCAATGGCTCGTGAAAGCCGGCACGGCGCCCGGTTCGGCACAGCTCGTATCGCAGTCGACGGGCCGCTGCCTGTCGCCCGCCGCTGGCGGCACGCTGAGCCTCCAGCCGTGCACGGCTGCCACGGCGGTCTGGACGACACCCGGCAAGACCTTCGCGTACTGACCGGCGGCGACCGGCGCTATCCGGCATACAGAGCGCCCAAACAAAACGCCCGGCCCGACTCGTCGTCGGCACCGGGCGTTTTTCATGGCGGCCGCAACCTGCGCGTCAGGTCGCGAACCCCGCCATCCGCTTGCGCTCCTGGCGCAGCATCACGAAGTTCGCGATCACGACGCCGGCCGTCACCGCGACGATGAACAGTGTCGCGAGCGCGTTCATTTCCGGGTTCAGCCCGAGGCGCACGCGCGAGAACACGACGAGCGGCAGCGTCGTCGAGCCGGGGCCCGACAGGAACGCCGACAGCACGAGGTCGTCGATCGACAGCGTGAACGACAGCAGCCAGCCCGCGATCAGCGCCTGCGAGATCAGCGGCAGCGTGATCGTGAAGAACACCTTCAGCGGCGTCGCGCCGAGATCGAGCGCGGCTTCTTCCAGCGACGGGTTCAGCTCGCGCACGCGCGACTGCACGATGATCGCGACGTACGAGATGCACAGCATCACGTGACCGAGCCAGATCGTGAAGATGCCGCGCTCGGCCGGCCAGCCGATCCACTTCGCGAGTTCGATGAACAGCAGCAGCAGCGAGATCCCCTGGATCACCTCGGGAATCACGAGCGGCGCGTTGATCATCCCGCTGAACAGCGCGAAACCGCGAAAGCGCCCCATCCGCGCGAGCACGAAGCCGGCCCACGTGCCGATGCACACCGACGCGAACGCGGTCAGCACGCCGATCTTCAGCGACAGCCATGCGGCCGTCAGCAGCTCGTCGTCCTCGACGAGCGCCGAGTACCAGCGGAACGAGAAACCCGACCACACGGTGACGAGCTTCGACTCGTTGAACGAATAGACGATCAGGCTGATGATCGGGATGTACAGGAACGCGAAGCCGGCAAACAGCGCCGCGAACTGCAGGTAACGATTCGGCTTCATCGACGGGCCTCCTGCTCCTTCGCCTGGAAGTGCTGGAACATCGCCATCGGCACGAGCAGCAGCAGCACCATCGCGCAGGTCACCGCCGACGCCATCGGCCAGTCTGCGTTGTTGAAGAACTCATTCCACATCACGCGGCCGATCATCAGCGTGTTCGCGCCGCCGAGCAGCTCCGGAATCACGTATTCGCCGACCGCCGGGATGAACACGAGCAGACAGCCCGCGATGATCCCGTTCCTCGACAGCGGCAGCGTGATCTGCACGAACGCCTTCCACGGTTTCGCGCCGAGGTCGTACGCGGCTTCCAGCAGGCGCAGGTCCATCTTCACGAGGTGCGCGTAGAGCGGCATCACGAGGAACGGCAGGTACGAATACACCATCCCGATGTACACCGCGTAGTTCGTGCGGTACAGCTCGATCGGCGTATGGGTCAGGCCGATCCACATCAGGAAGTTGTTCAGCAGCCCGTTGTTCTTCAGGATGCCGATCCATGCGTACACGCGGATCAGGAACGACGTCCAGAACGGCAGCATCACGCCCATCATCAGCAGGTTGCGGGTCGCCGGGTTCGAGCGCGCGATGTAGTACGCCATCGGATAGCCGATCAGCAGACACAGCAGCGTCGTGACCGCGGCCACCCACACCGAGTTCACGTAGGTCGCGAAATACAGGCTGTCGGTGAACAGGAACGCGTAGTGCGACAGGTTCAGCGCGACGTGCACGACGCCGTCCGCGTACGACGCGAGCTCCGTGTACGGCGGGATGCCCAGCTGCAGTTCCGCGAAGCTGATCTTGACGACCAGCACGAACGGCACGAGGAAGAACAGCACGAGCCACGTGAACGGCCCGGCGACGACCGCCGAGGCGCCCGTCAGGTTGAAGCGCCGCACCGGCCACTCGAGCAGGGACTTGAACGCGTTCATGACGTCAGCACCACACCTGCGGTCGCGCTCCAGCGCACGTAGATCTCGTCGCCGAGCGACGGCGTGTCGAGCTCGGAAATCGCGAGGCTCGATACGTTCGCGATCACCGTCTTGCCCGCGTCGAGCTTCACGTGATACAGCGAATAGCCGCCCATGTACGCGACGTTGCTGATCCTGCCGCGCGCCCAGTTGAACGCGCCTTCGGGCGGCTTGCGCGTGAGCGCGATCCGCTCCGGGCGCACCGACACCGTGACCGGCATCCCGAGCGGGCCCGAGATCCCGTGGCTCACGTACAGCCGGCTCGGCAGCTCCGGCGATTCGATGTACACGTGGTCGGGCTCGTCCTCGACGGTCACGCCGTCGAACAGGTTCGTCGAGCCGATGAACTCGGCCGAGAAGCGGCTGTTCGGATATTCGTAGACCTCGTTCGGCGAGCCGATCTGCACGATCTGGCCTTCGCTCATCACCGCGAGGCGATTCGCCATCGTCATCGCTTCTTCCTGGTCGTGCGTGACCATCATGCAGGTGACGCCGACCTTGTTCAGGATGTTGACGAGCTCGATCTGCGTGCGCTGGCGGATCTGCTTGTCGAGCGCGGACATCGGCTCGTCGAGCAGCAGCAGCTTCGGGCGCTTGACCAGCGAACGCGCGAGCGCGACGCGCTGCTGCTGGCCGCCGGAGAGCTGATGCGGCTTGCGCTTCGCGTACTTGCTCATCTGCACGAGTTCGAGCGCCGCATGCACGCGCTCCTTCAGCTCGGCCTTCGGCACGCCTTCCTGCTTCAGGCCGAATGCGACGTTCGACTCGACCGACATGTGCGGGAACAGTGCATACGACTGGAACATCATGTTCACGGGCCGCTTGTACGGCGGCATCTGCGCGAGGTCCTCGCCGTCGATCAGGATCTTGCCCGACGTGACCGTCTCGAGGCCCGCGAGCATCCGCAGCAACGTCGACTTGCCGCAGCCCGAGCTGCCGAGCAGCGCGAACAGCTCGCCCTGGCGCACGGTCAGGTTGACGCTGCGCACGGCTTCGGTGTCGCCGAATTTCTTGACGACGTCGACGATCTGGACAAAGTTCTCGGCGCGCGCACTGGCGCCGGAGGAGGAAACGGAGAACGGTGCGCCCGCGACCGGCGCACCCGACTGGCTATTCATGATGTGCTGCTTCTCTCCTGCGTTTTGACGAACAAAGCCCCCGGGGGCACCAGGGGCTTCATGACTGCTGGGGAACGCCGGCTCGCGTCAGCGGCCCGATTTCAGCTCGGTCCACAGACGCGTCTGCAGGCGCTGGATTTCAGGCGGCAGCGGCTTGAGCAGGAACAGCGTCTTCACGACGTCGGCCGGCGGGTAGACGGCCGGATCGTTCGCGACGTCGGGCCGCACGTACTTGCGGGCCTCGGCGTTGGCGCTCGGGTAGTACACCGCGTTCGTGATCGCCGCGTGCACCTTCGGATCCTCGATGTAGTTGATCCACTGCAGCGCGGCATCCTTGTTCTTCGCGTCCTTCGGGATCGCCATCACGTCGAACCACACCGGCGCGCCGCCCTTCGGAATGTAGTACTCGACCTTGTACGGCTTCTTCGCTTCGATCGCGCGATGCTTTGCGATCACGACGTCGCCCGACCAGCCGAACGCGAAGCAGATGTCGCCGCCGACCAGGTCGTTGATGTAGCCCGACGAGTTGAACTGCGTGATGTACGGGCGGATCTTCTTCAGCACTTCCATCGCGGCCTTGTAGTCGGCCGGGTTCGTGCTCATCGGATCCTTGCCGATGTAGTGCAGCGTCGCCGCGAACATCTGGTCGGGCGCGTCGAGCACCGACACGCCGCAGGTCTTCAGCTTCGAGATGTTTTCCGGCTTGAACAGGATGTCCCAGTTGTCGAGCGGCACCTTGCCGAGCGCCTGCTGCGCCTTCGTCAGGTTGTACGCGAGACCGGTCGTGCCGTATGCCCAGGGCACCGAGTACTTGTTGCCCGGGTCCGCGCCCGCGACGAGCGCCATCAGTTGCGGATCGAGGTACTTGAGGTTCGGCAGCTTCGACTTGTCGAGCGGCGCGAAGATGCCGGCGGCGATCTGCTTGCCCGCGTAGTTGCTGGTCGGCACGACGATGTCGTAGCCCGAGCTGCCCGTCAGCAGCTTCGCCTGCAGCGTGTCGTCGCTGTCGTAGTTGTCGTAGCGGACCTTGACGCCCGCCTGCTTCTCGAAGTTCGGGATCGTGTCCTTCGCAATGTAGTCCGACCAGTTATAGACATTGAGCTGCGTATCCTTCGCCGCT
Proteins encoded in this window:
- a CDS encoding bifunctional protein tyrosine phosphatase family protein/NAD(P)/FAD-dependent oxidoreductase — its product is MTTIRKLTDALSVSPQITAADLAALHAAGVRAIVCNRPDGEGPDQPTVTEIRAAAAPLGIDVHYLPVDTGKVTDDQAAQFGALVASLDGPVLAYCRSGTRSATLWALSQAGLRPLNDIVATANAAGYDLRAVASRVTQGGRQAAPAVDARHDIVIVGAGAAGIAVASSLLARDASLDIAVIDPADVHYYQPGWTMVGAGVFRPETTARDMTDVLPRGVHRIQAAVAGFEPDAHTVVLDGCRRIGYRKLVVCPGLKLDWHAIEGLADTLGRNGVTSNYRYDLAPYTFELVRSFRGGNALFTQPPMPIKCAGAPQKAMYLSCDHWRRAGRLEAANVEFLNAGGALFGVADYVPALMEYVKSYDIALSFGHNLVAIDGPARRATFARALPDGGKETVVRSFDMIHVVPPQKAPDFVRSSPLADAAGWIDVDPATLRHKHFPDIYALGDATNTTNAKTAAAARKQAPVVAHNLLASLGRAHGDAAYDGYGSCPLTVERGKIVLAEFLYGGKVAPTFPAWLIDGKRPSRLAWLLKERVLPPLYWKAMLKGREWLAKPAIAR
- a CDS encoding sulfite exporter TauE/SafE family protein — its product is MLISLVLGGFVGAVLGLTGAGGGILAVPALVVGMSWPMQQATPVALVAVAGSAALGALEGFRRGLVRYRAALLMAVAGVPLTTLGVRLAHVLPQRLLLALFALTMLIVAGRLLRQALRHAPADPDASPLCVGRVNPDTGRLVWSWPVGFALASTGAMTGLMTGLLGVGGGFVIVPMLRKFTNVSMHGVVATSLMVIALVGTGGVFATLVSGTRAPLDVTLWFTVATALGMAAGRGASRHLAARHVQAGFAAVLVFVALGLLGKAAFGA
- a CDS encoding RICIN domain-containing protein, with the translated sequence MLVPSVSRAAVAALMLAPLTALATPAYTAALTLASLSPSVGGTDKATLKLTNTGTDPAAAGLFIGMPAGFTASGFTNACGGTLASDGTAQVALSGATVPAGGTCTFSFTLDVPPVASLPPAGARSFTVTGNPAPGLATLSASTAPTLSGFLGATPGLYSNTWFPSTVRSVGTLDLFITPRTDPGPNSNVFWSNQVNSLHGYTGLQSTELVSASEGTGRQFLFSLWGATAAKPGTPASAGIGAGSYCTVSGSATDGSAGAQCRYRYDWQAGHTYRFRITPDTSQGPGWFKSNVTDVTAGSAGDSFDIGSIYVGTTQTQVPVSSISQWVEYFDWNSSRTSCTSIAYTDAQFSIRAYDAIGNAVAVPAPSVTVNKTCPASDANASVSNGVATLIGGPQQSAAGVVKANGACLTASGGLADGHPAVLGACPTLASVRASGGTHFNPQLWVAAGDGTLQTKYSYCLTAQAPSAGNGALLRTCVAGEADQQWLVKAGTAPGSAQLVSQSTGRCLSPAAGGTLSLQPCTAATAVWTTPGKTFAY
- a CDS encoding ABC transporter permease subunit, with translation MKPNRYLQFAALFAGFAFLYIPIISLIVYSFNESKLVTVWSGFSFRWYSALVEDDELLTAAWLSLKIGVLTAFASVCIGTWAGFVLARMGRFRGFALFSGMINAPLVIPEVIQGISLLLLFIELAKWIGWPAERGIFTIWLGHVMLCISYVAIIVQSRVRELNPSLEEAALDLGATPLKVFFTITLPLISQALIAGWLLSFTLSIDDLVLSAFLSGPGSTTLPLVVFSRVRLGLNPEMNALATLFIVAVTAGVVIANFVMLRQERKRMAGFAT
- a CDS encoding ABC transporter permease subunit, producing the protein MNAFKSLLEWPVRRFNLTGASAVVAGPFTWLVLFFLVPFVLVVKISFAELQLGIPPYTELASYADGVVHVALNLSHYAFLFTDSLYFATYVNSVWVAAVTTLLCLLIGYPMAYYIARSNPATRNLLMMGVMLPFWTSFLIRVYAWIGILKNNGLLNNFLMWIGLTHTPIELYRTNYAVYIGMVYSYLPFLVMPLYAHLVKMDLRLLEAAYDLGAKPWKAFVQITLPLSRNGIIAGCLLVFIPAVGEYVIPELLGGANTLMIGRVMWNEFFNNADWPMASAVTCAMVLLLLVPMAMFQHFQAKEQEARR
- a CDS encoding ABC transporter ATP-binding protein — encoded protein: MNSQSGAPVAGAPFSVSSSGASARAENFVQIVDVVKKFGDTEAVRSVNLTVRQGELFALLGSSGCGKSTLLRMLAGLETVTSGKILIDGEDLAQMPPYKRPVNMMFQSYALFPHMSVESNVAFGLKQEGVPKAELKERVHAALELVQMSKYAKRKPHQLSGGQQQRVALARSLVKRPKLLLLDEPMSALDKQIRQRTQIELVNILNKVGVTCMMVTHDQEEAMTMANRLAVMSEGQIVQIGSPNEVYEYPNSRFSAEFIGSTNLFDGVTVEDEPDHVYIESPELPSRLYVSHGISGPLGMPVTVSVRPERIALTRKPPEGAFNWARGRISNVAYMGGYSLYHVKLDAGKTVIANVSSLAISELDTPSLGDEIYVRWSATAGVVLTS
- a CDS encoding polyamine ABC transporter substrate-binding protein, whose translation is MKAKVVGRFAALALCVGASAAAAKDTQLNVYNWSDYIAKDTIPNFEKQAGVKVRYDNYDSDDTLQAKLLTGSSGYDIVVPTSNYAGKQIAAGIFAPLDKSKLPNLKYLDPQLMALVAGADPGNKYSVPWAYGTTGLAYNLTKAQQALGKVPLDNWDILFKPENISKLKTCGVSVLDAPDQMFAATLHYIGKDPMSTNPADYKAAMEVLKKIRPYITQFNSSGYINDLVGGDICFAFGWSGDVVIAKHRAIEAKKPYKVEYYIPKGGAPVWFDVMAIPKDAKNKDAALQWINYIEDPKVHAAITNAVYYPSANAEARKYVRPDVANDPAVYPPADVVKTLFLLKPLPPEIQRLQTRLWTELKSGR